One Rhinopithecus roxellana isolate Shanxi Qingling chromosome 7, ASM756505v1, whole genome shotgun sequence DNA segment encodes these proteins:
- the LOC115898641 gene encoding melanoma-associated antigen C1-like, with amino-acid sequence MGDKEMPAAGMPRLLQSSAESRQSHPEWEDSPGLLQSTPEGKDSQSPLQNPQSPPEGEDSLSPLQISQSPPEGEDVQSPLQISQSAPEGEDVQSPLQNPASSLFSSTLLSLFQSSPESSESSFEGFPQSPPQFPVSSSFSSTLLCVFQSSPESSESPFEGFPQSPPQFPVSSSFSSTLLCVFQSSPESSQSTFEGFPQSPPQFPVSSSFSSTLLCVFQSSPESSQSTFEGFPQSPLQIPVSSSSSPLLSVFQSSPESSQSTFEGFPQSPLQIPVSSSFSSPLLSVFQSSPESSQSTFEGFPQSPLQIPGSSSFSFPLLSVFQSSPESSPSTFEGFPQYALEIPQSPAEGDNSQSPLQIPQSPPEWEDSQSPFQSPPEWENTLSPLLIPQNPPEWEDSLSRLQIHTCPPDGEDFQSPLHIPQTPPEWEDSLSPLHFPYRPPQGEDFQSSLQSPISICSSSTSFILPQSFSESPQSPSEGPAQSPLYSPQSLPEGMDSQSPVQSPQSPPEGEDSLSPLYIPQSPLEWEVSLSPLRFPHSPPQGEDSQSSLQSPVIICSSSTSLSLPQDFPERPQRPPEGPAQSPLQKPLSSFSYTLASLLQSPHESPQSPSEGPAQAPLQRPVSSFSSTSLSLSQSSPESPESPPEGPVQPPLQSSVSCPFSSTSLSLSQSSPESPQSPPEGPAQSPLQSAVSSSSSSTSLSPFSEQSSSPVDEDTSTSDTLLESESLTDSESLIESEPLFTYTLDEKVDELVRFLLLKYQAKQPVTKAEMVTNVISRYRGYFPMIFRKAREFIEILFGISLREVDPDDSYIFVNTLELSCEGSLSDEQGMPPNRLLILILSIIFMKGTCASEEVIWDVLSGIGVRAGREHFIFGEPRELLTKVWVQERYLEYREVPNTAPPRYEFLWGPRAHSEISKRKVVEFLAMLNNTVPISFPPSYKDALKDVEERAQAIIDTTDDSPATDSASPSVVSPSFSSE; translated from the exons ATGG GGGACAAGGAGATGCCTGCTGCTGGGATGCCGCGTCTTCTCCAGAGTTCCGCTGAGAGTCGTCAGAGTCATCCTGAGTGGGAGGACTCCCCGGGTCTTCTCCAGAGTACTCCTGAGGGGAAAGACTCCCAGTCTCCTCTCCAGAATCCTCAGAGTCCTCCTGAGGGCGAGGACTCCCTGTCTCCTCTCCAGATTTCTCAGAGCCCTCCTGAGGGTGAGGACGTCCAGTCTCCTCTCCAGATTTCTCAGAGCGCTCCAGAGGGTGAGGACGTCCAGTCTCCTCTCCAGAATCCTGCGAGCTCCTTGTTCTCCTCCACTTTACTGAGTCTTTTCCAGAGTTCCCCTGAGAGTTCTGAAAGTTCTTTTGAGGGTTTTCCCCAGTCTCCTCCCCAGTTTCCTGTGAGCTCCTCCTTCTCATCCACTTTACTGTGTGTTTTTCAGAGTTCCCCTGAGAGTTCTGAAAGTCCTTTTGAGGGTTTTCCCCAGTCTCCTCCCCAGTTTCCTGTGAGCTCCTCCTTCTCATCCACTTTACTGTGTGTTTTCCAGAGTTCCCCTGAGAGTTCTCAAAGTACTTTTGAGGGTTTTCCCCAGTCTCCTCCCCAGTTTCCTGTGAGCTCCTCCTTCTCATCCACTTTACTGTGTGTTTTCCAGAGTTCCCCTGAGAGTTCTCAAAGTACTTTTGAGGGTTTTCCCCAGTCTCCTCTCCAGATTCCTgtgagctcctcctcctcccctttacTGAGTGTTTTCCAGAGTTCCCCTGAGAGTTCTCAAAGTACTTTTGAGGGTTTTCCCCAGTCTCCTCTCCAGATTCCTGTgagctcctccttctcctcccctttaCTAAGTGTTTTCCAGAGTTCCCCTGAGAGTTCTCAAAGTACTTTTGAGGGTTTTCCCCAGTCTCCTCTCCAGATTCCTGGgagctcctccttctccttccctttactGAGTGTTTTCCAGAGTTCCCCTGAGAGTTCTCCAAGTACTTTTGAGGGTTTTCCCCAGTATGCTCTCGAGATTCCTCAGAGTCCTGCCGAGGGAGACAACTCTCAGTCCCCTCTCCAGATTCCTCAGAGTCCTCCTGAGTGGGAGGACTCCCAGTCTCCGTTCCAGAGTCCTCCTGAGTGGGAGAAtaccctttctcctctcctgatTCCTCAGAATCCTCCTGAGTGGGAGGACTCTCTGTCTCGTCTCCAGATTCATACGTGTCCTCCTGATGGGGAGGACTTCCAGTCTCCTCTCCATATTCCTCAGACTCCTCCTGAGTGGGAGGACTCCCTGTCTCCTCTCCATTTTCCTTATAGGCCTCCTCAGGGGGAGGACTTCCAGTCTTCTCTCCAGAGTCCTATAAGCATCTGCTCCTCCTCCACTTCATTTATCCTTCCCCAGAGTTTCTCTGAGAGTCCTCAGAGCCCTTCTGAGGGGCCTGCCCAGTCTCCTCTCTATAGTCCTCAGAGCCTTCCTGAGGGGATGGACTCCCAGTCTCCTGTCCAGAGTCCTCAGAGTCCTCCTGAGGGGGAGGATTCCCTGTCTCCTCTCTACATTCCTCAGAGTCCTCTCGAGTGGGAGGTCTCCTTGTCTCCTCTCCGCTTTCCTCACAGCCCTCCTCAGGGGGAGGACTCCCAGTCTTCTCTCCAGAGTCCTGTGATTATCTGTTCCTCCTCCACTTCACTGAGTCTTCCCCAGGATTTCCCTGAGAGACCTCAGAGACCCCCTGAGGGGCCTGCTCAGTCTCCTCTCCAGAAACCTCTCAGCTCCTTCTCCTACACTTTAGCGAGTCTTCTGCAGAGTCCCCATGAGAGTCCTCAGAGTCCATCTGAGGGGCCTGCCCAGGCTCCACTCCAGAGACCTGTCAGCTCCTTCTCGTCCACTTCATTGAGTCTTTCCCAGAGTTCTCCTGAGAGTCCTGAGAGTCCTCCTGAGGGACCTGTGCAGCCTCCTCTCCAGAGTTCTGTGAGCTGCCCCTTCTCCTCCACTTCATTGAGTCTTTCCCAGAGTTCCCCTGAGAGTCCTCAGAGTCCTCCTGAGGGGCCTGCCCAGTCTCCTCTCCAGAGTGCTgtgagctcctcctcctcctccacttccttgAGCCCATTCAGTGAACAGTCCAGCAGTCCAGTAGATGAAGATACAAGCACCTCAGACACCTTGCTAGAGAGCGAGTCCTTGACAGACAGTGAGTCCTTGATAGAGAGTGAGCCCTTGTTCACTTATACACTGGATGAAAAGGTGGACGAGTTGGTGCGGTTTCTTCTCCTCAAATATCAAGCGAAGCAGCCTGTCACAAAGGCAGAGATGGTGACGAATGTCATCAGCAGGTACAGGGGCTACTTTCCTATGATCTTCAGGAAAGCCCGTGAGTTCATAGAGATTCTTTTTGGCATTTCCCTGAGAGAAGTGGACCCTGACGATTCCTACATCTTTGTAAACACATTAGAGCTCAGCTGTGAGGGGAGTCTGAGTGATGAGCAGGGCATGCCCCCGAACCGCCTCCTGATTCTTATTCTGAGTATCATCTTCATGAAGGGCACCTGTGCCTCTGAGGAGGTCATCTGGGATGTGCTGAGTGGAATAGGGGTGCGTGCTGGGAGGGAGCACTTTATCTTTGGGGAGCCCAGGGAGCTCCTCACTAAAGTTTGGGTGCAGGAACGTTACCTAGAGTACCGGGAGGTGCCCAACACTGCTCCTCCACGTTACGAATTCCTTTGGGGCCCAAGAGCTCATTCAGAAATCAGTAAGAGGAAAGTAGTCGAGTTTTTGGCCATGCTCAACAATACCGTCCCTATTTCCTTTCCACCCTCGTACAAGGATGCTTTGAAAGATGTGGAAGAGAGAGCCCAGGCCATAATTGACACCACAGATGACTCCCCTGCCACAGACAGTGCAAGCCCCAGTGTCGTGTCCCCCAGCTTCTCTTCTGAGTGA